A DNA window from Ovis aries strain OAR_USU_Benz2616 breed Rambouillet chromosome 7, ARS-UI_Ramb_v3.0, whole genome shotgun sequence contains the following coding sequences:
- the SYNDIG1L gene encoding synapse differentiation-inducing gene protein 1-like isoform X2, with protein sequence MESLSELQNPLLPRSPTHLHSPYPYPEASPAWPCREKIYSYLLGGAGPAHAHQLLDPGSLQLAVEAWYRPSCLLGRDKVKEPRAGSCETSFTEGREPPAGPMEQSTEPGQVEEDVTIQTVSYGVQEELQGQEGDQEEEESDATSTESESEDNFLTLPPRDHLGLTIFSMLCCFWPLGIAAFYFSQWTSKAISKGDFRLANTTSRRALFLATLSIAVGAGLYVAVVVALAAYMSQNGHS encoded by the exons ATGGAGAGCCTGAGTGAGCTACAGAACCCATTGCTGCCTCGGAGCCCTACGCACCTCCATAGCCCCTACCCCTACCCCGAGGCTTCTCCTGCCTGGCCATGCAGGGAGAAGATCTATTCCTACCTCCTGGGCGGTGCTGGCCCTGCGCATGCCCACCAGCTCCTGGACCCCGGGTCCCTGCAGCTAGCCGTGGAGGCCTGGTACAGGCCCAGCTGCCTTCTGGGGAGGGACAAGGTCAAGGAGCCCAGGGCAGGCAGCTGTGAGACCAGCTTCACAGAGGGCAGAGAACCCCCGGCTGGGCCTATGGAGCAGTCCACAGAACCTGGCCAAGTGGAAGAGGATGTCACCATCCAGACTGTGTCCTACGGGGTTCAAGAGGAGCTCCAAGGCCAAGAGGGTGACcaggaggaagaagag AGTGACGCCACATCGAcggagagtgaaagtgaagacaattTCCTTACGCTGCCTCCCAGGGACCACCTGGGTCTCACCATCTTCTCCATGCTCTGCTGCTTCTGGCCCCTGGGCATCGCCGCCTTCTACTTCTCCCAGTGG ACCAGCAAGGCCATCTCCAAGGGGGACTTCCGTCTGGCTAACACCACCTCCCGCCGGGCACTCTTCCTGGCCACACTCTCCATCGCTGTGGGGGCTGGCCTCTATGTAGCCGTGGTGGTGGCCCTGGCAGCTTACATGTCCCAGAATGGCCACAGCTAG
- the SYNDIG1L gene encoding synapse differentiation-inducing gene protein 1-like isoform X1 — protein sequence MESLSELQNPLLPRSPTHLHSPYPYPEASPAWPCREKIYSYLLGGAGPAHAHQLLDPGSLQLAVEAWYRPSCLLGRDKVKEPRAGSCETSFTEGREPPAGPMEQSTEPGQVEEDVTIQTVSYGVQEELQGQEGDQEEEESDATSTESESEDNFLTLPPRDHLGLTIFSMLCCFWPLGIAAFYFSQWVRAHGGPGLLLCTPPPQDTGVRAWGAGAIVLSVGMFPFTSASLSLDQQGHLQGGLPSG from the exons ATGGAGAGCCTGAGTGAGCTACAGAACCCATTGCTGCCTCGGAGCCCTACGCACCTCCATAGCCCCTACCCCTACCCCGAGGCTTCTCCTGCCTGGCCATGCAGGGAGAAGATCTATTCCTACCTCCTGGGCGGTGCTGGCCCTGCGCATGCCCACCAGCTCCTGGACCCCGGGTCCCTGCAGCTAGCCGTGGAGGCCTGGTACAGGCCCAGCTGCCTTCTGGGGAGGGACAAGGTCAAGGAGCCCAGGGCAGGCAGCTGTGAGACCAGCTTCACAGAGGGCAGAGAACCCCCGGCTGGGCCTATGGAGCAGTCCACAGAACCTGGCCAAGTGGAAGAGGATGTCACCATCCAGACTGTGTCCTACGGGGTTCAAGAGGAGCTCCAAGGCCAAGAGGGTGACcaggaggaagaagag AGTGACGCCACATCGAcggagagtgaaagtgaagacaattTCCTTACGCTGCCTCCCAGGGACCACCTGGGTCTCACCATCTTCTCCATGCTCTGCTGCTTCTGGCCCCTGGGCATCGCCGCCTTCTACTTCTCCCAGTGGGTAAGAGCCCATGGGGGCCCAGGGCTTCTGCTCTGCACCCCCCCTCCCCAGGACACTGGGGTCAGGGCCTGGGGGGCTGGGGCTATTGTGCTGAGCGTGGGGATGTTCCCTTTCACCAGCGCCTCTCTCTCCTTAGACCAGCAAGGCCATCTCCAAGGGGGACTTCCGTCTGGCTAA